TTTTCCAACTTCTTGCTATCAGCATTCCTCCTTTTATTTAGGGATGTTTTCTTACAGGGATGTTCAGTTGGGAGTTTTCTGAGAGTTAGTTCTTGTCAGAACTCTATTATATGTGCAGTAGCTTGAGTAATACCAGTATACAGTAGAGAGTGTACCGGATGTACTTCTAAAAGGTCTTGTATGCTTTTATAGGAGCGAAAGGTGAACCTGGAGCCTTTGGGAAGATGGGTCCAGTTGGTGACAAAGGTGAACAGAATGCTTGAATTCTATAAAACTGTATTTAGATTTCACTGGTGAGGTATATACTTGTGTTCTAGTTTGAACAATATTATCACATTTCAATTCCTCCAGAAGAGGCACCCGGTGTGCTAGCAAAGGCCTCAAAGGCCTGTCCTCATGTCAATATTTCCTCTGTTTTTATGATAGCTCTGAACAAAGGGGTGTGTGGAGGAGAGAGTGGATCAGGGTGTCTGTTTTCTGAACTACTTTATACTGTGTGCTTTTTAGGAATGAAAGGTGAACCTGGACCAACTGGAATGGTCACACAAGGAGACAAAGGTAAATCTGTTCTATAGAAATATTTAAATGGCAAGGCTTGTGTTATCTGCAGGTACTCATGTTACTTGTTCTTCTAGTTACAGTTTTGAAGGTACAGTTACAATTATAAATAAGTTTAACCTCTTAATCACTCTTATGGTCTTACACCCTAGTCAAACAATATACCTTTATAGTGGTTCTTCATACCATGGAACCAGTTATAAGGCggtatggtcatggctcccatttgctccatattGCCACTGCACCAGTGCTTTCATTCTTGTTATAAGCTGGAACACGAACAACACAGTCTCCTAGCTATAGCTCCTGACTACAAtgtaaagggggagcactgtaaataATTTTGTCACACTATCAACTGTGTCAAAAATGAACGTATAATTCGTACACCTAACTTATTACATCCACAACCACAAAAACAATACCATTTATGAAACTAGTAAACCAGTTATGGTGTTTGGCACTCACCCTCCATATGGAAATACACTCCAAGAAATGAAGTATCCTGGCATAAATAAACCTTTTCTGAATCTGAACAAGAATTTCATACAGCCTTCTTCCCAAAAATGCTCTTGTAATATGGGGTAAAATCActttaatacagtaaacaaaaaaagaacactaaTCGATCAAGGAATAaatgaaacatttcaaatgtaagaAATGAGTAGGAAACAATTTATCCGACTGCATGGTgaaaacatcattaaaatgacatttgaatgtaTGTTGTGCTGTCAATGCAGGCACTAAGAACTGTAAGGAGCTGCTAGAACAAGGACACACACTGAGTGGCTGGTACACAGTGTACACGGAGAGCAACAAAAGCATCAGTGTGTACTGTGACATGGACACAGACGGAGGAGGCTGGCTTGTAAGTCATCCCACAAACCCTTCCCTCGTTCCTTAGCTCTcaggttcccaacctgtggtctggGGTCCAGTTTAAAAACATCCCCTAATTCGGTAAGTGTGTCAACTTAAATAGATTCAGAAACCACAGGCTGCCGAGTGACTTTCATTACTCTGCTCGGCTGGAGAGAGTTCAGAGACAGTAATACAGATATGTCACAGTATTTGTTTCTTTCTCAAATCTAATCTTAAAGTTATTGTTGATGCCACTGCAGGTATTCCAGAAACGTATGGATGGATCAGTAGACTTCTTTCGGGACTGGAATTCATACAAGAGAGGATTTGGCAGCAAGTTGGCAGAGTTTTGGCTGGGGAATGACAACATTCATTTATTAACAGAAACAGGTACATTCACTACAGGTTACATACTATCCTGCCTAATGACAGTATTGAGCAACCATCTGGTGGACACAGTGTCTCTGTCATATACACTTATCCTTAGCATATCATTGTCCACATACTCTCCAGTATGAATTATGACAGCAGAGTGATATCTATCAGGCTATTTCTACtatgctatctgaagaaggcagAAGCCGAAAAGTtgcagctaattattaaaatataaagtatTTCTAGTattctgattctttttttaaaatttaaatattaccagtattttgttttgcattgtgttcagttctactTTTATAGTGACATTTTTGAAGTTGAAGGACACATTGTCTGAAATGTCCTGATTATAATATATCAGTTTATGTGAACTTTAAACTTTACTTctctttttactttatttctttgcacatttctttcttttattgattAGATCTTTGTAGGAGTCTGGATTCTTTGTTTTCCAGCTTTGTATTATCAACTCCCCAAATGTTGCTAAGTAACAGGGAATTGATCTACTTGGAGAGAAGTTCAGTTTGGGTGAAGTTTGCAAACTTTCCTAAAAGCTCCTTCCCAGCAGAGTGGTTTTTGATCGCCCTGCCCCCGAGGTATTGTGTGCTTCCCCACCTCTTCACAAAATCAGCTTCTGTGAGTCTTGTTAAGAAGCAGCCCTGCAGGCAGAAAACTACAATAGAGAATTATACAGAACACAATAATATCAAATGAATCTCTGATCTCTCACGTCTACATATAAAACTTGAATTCCATCCCAGGGTTCTTGAGGCTCTTGTGGTTTCCAGAACCCCTCAATGAAATGACAGCCTTGTTAAGTACAGTTGGATGTACATTGTTCCtaatatttactattattattcttacAGGTTCTCATGAATTACGTATTGATTTTGAAGACTTTGACAATGTAAAAACCTTTGCAAAATACCAGTCATTTAAAATCCTGGGGGAATCTGAGAAGTACAAGCTAGTACTGGGTGAATTTACAGGTGGTACCGCTGGTAAGTTTTCTTTTTAACTTCCTAGTGCTATAAAATGTTTATGATTTAAATATAATGCATTTACACCCCCTATGCAAATTGTTTAAATGTGACTAATCTGAACACATACATGTGAGATTTACTGATGGGCCAGTTTCTAACTGACAACTCAGATCTATCCTCCTCCAATCACAATTTGACAATACGAATGATTGGCTTTTGAGACAAAAGCACCATTTATATTGAGCCAGATTCACAAAGCCTTTTTCAAAGGGCCAAATGCAATTCACTTTTAGCCTGATAAACAAAtttaattttgcttttatttaaacatCATTTGTGATGCATCAAAATACAAATGTCTTCACAATCACTTATGTACAATTAATAACATTACACCCATTTCACAGTGTATTGAGATCAAATCCATTTCAAGTGGGACGCTGTCAGCTAGGATTGAGGGCTGGCAGATGTCACTCTTTCACTGATAGTGGAGGTTACCTATTGCAACCCAATGGAAAGAAATTAAGGATTTTATATCTCAAACTGCAGCAAAAAGATATATGTTTGTCTCTTTGTGTAATGTTCTGTTGCTGATTGGACTGTAGACTGGAGATGGAGCTGGTGGCAGCCCCAGTTTGCTACTGGAATGAGATGAGATTTGAGTTTTACACACCGTTTTCATGGTGCAAATGACAGTATCTgcatgtcattgttttttttttattacaagagAACTAAAATTACGGACACCACTAAAACGTCTGTCTTATTATAATTTTGACTTTTGTTTTGACCTTAGGTGACTCTCTAGGGGGTCATAACGACATGCCATTTTCTACGAAGGATCAAGACGTGTCACCGAGTCACTGTGCTGAGGCATATCAAGGAGCATGGTGGTATACCaactgccattattccaacctaaACGGTCTTTACCTGAAAGGGTCCCATGTGACCTATGCAGATGGAGTCAACTGGTCTTCAGGGAAAGGATATAATTATTCCTACAAGTACACTGGTATGAAAATTAGGCCGAGCTAATAAAATAGATCCGTTCTGTAAAGTAAATACGGAAATGCTTGCTCTAAATGAGATATTAGTGTAGAGAGCTTCTTACAGTGTGCATTAGAAAGCAGCAAGTCCTAGCACTGCTTCTGAGAATTACTCTATCATACATTTACCCGCACCTAATTTCAATAATGTTTTTTGCATTCATAAAGCATTGCTTTTCCAGTCTTTGACTTCTGTTGTCATTCCTGGATTGtatattcataataaataatTTAGCAAGCTATACgtttagtagttttttttattgcaatttttttctgtgattttgtatttgttaaattgTTCTGGACTTGTGATGTattgaattggcatctcagcccattgaactgaatggaaaggcaaggtcTGGACATGAAGTGCAAACCATACTGTTCACAGACGAACGCCTTGCTGtgcaactgaagagcaagctctgtagtcgagaggtaggtacgtgtcttatgctgatgtcaggaTTAATAACTCATCAGCCACAAGGAGGAGATCTATTACAAAACCAACAACAGGTTTGAACAGGTTTCATGAATGTCCAACTGAGCTGTTCAAAACGAGGCAGCAGATTTGCATACAGTAAGCGATACTGAACAGGATCCCATCCATTGCCATGGAATAAATGATTGACTTTCTACAACCCAAGAGGCAGAGATACAAAAAAgcagtttgtttttatgaaacCCCATTTTACATAGAACAATATGTATGGTGTAGATACCAGGAGACAAGGATACCAGACTGTAACATGAACTTGATTCTCCTTCCCTGGGAGCCTGCTCCATGGCTGAGGGCCTGTTCAGGTTCAGAGGACGGATGGTGAGGACATTCCAACTCTACAAGTTACTTGCCGGCTATTCAACAAGGCAAAATAACCATTCTCACTCTGAATAAATAGGAGTAGAGTAATACAAAGAAGTCCTGGCCCATTTTACAGTTTGCTGTGCTGTGTATGGGTGAGGAGTTCGGATATTTGTTTTAGAGATAGCTGAAATATGTAATAATTAAAGTTATATGAATTGATAAAAAGTCCACATTTAATGATTTGAGTGATGGGTTCAGTATTAAGGTCTGTCATCGTTATGTAGGGATTACAGCCAAGTTAAAGTAAAGGGTTACTCTACATAACCCTTCTGCCAAAACCAGGCTTCTCTTTGAAAAGATGGAATGCATTATTCTtgtttctgaaaacaaaacatttaaaaaactcacataaaaacagacttttataTCTGTTGAAGAAAGATAAACCAAATAGTCAAAAATGTTTGTATTCTCTTTTGTGAGGAAGCAAAACATTTAGTAAATGAAAGAAAGTTTTCACCAAACATTGCAAAGTTGTGAACCAAAGAATGCAGTTGGTTTAAACTCTGCCGTGAGCATCTATTAAAAAGGGAGTTAGACAATTGTTCCAATGGTGTCTTGTTTAACTTGACCATTTTATTACATACTGCAACGTTTCCCAAAGTGGGGGTCGCCAAAGAATCTAAAAAATATATGAAGTTCAGTGCACACTGTTAAGATGTTGTTTCACTGTACAACTTCTTATGGTTATAGTCAAAGtaaatataatttgcatacaaatcattagctgtaattatgtaaacaatgtattgttttatcaccagtcttctgctttaaatatgaaccaaaaaaaaaaaaagtataaggtGACATTTTAAGTGAGATTACTtgggattttgaaaacagttgttaaaatggatgcaaaacgaAAAAATGTCTAATCCTACTTGCAGCACAAAGAAAtactactattactaataataataaaatactcacAATTACCATCATATATTAACTTCAGTTTTTCTTACATTGGTGACGAGGATGATCCGCGTCCTCATGTGTATTTGTTGTGAAGCACTGGC
The DNA window shown above is from Acipenser ruthenus chromosome 17, fAciRut3.2 maternal haplotype, whole genome shotgun sequence and carries:
- the LOC117423712 gene encoding ficolin-1-like — protein: MGPVGDKGMKGEPGPTGMVTQGDKGTKNCKELLEQGHTLSGWYTVYTESNKSISVYCDMDTDGGGWLVFQKRMDGSVDFFRDWNSYKRGFGSKLAEFWLGNDNIHLLTETGSHELRIDFEDFDNVKTFAKYQSFKILGESEKYKLVLGEFTGGTAGDSLGGHNDMPFSTKDQDVSPSHCAEAYQGAWWYTNCHYSNLNGLYLKGSHVTYADGVNWSSGKGYNYSYKYTGMKIRPS